In Leptotrichia sp. oral taxon 221, the DNA window GGAGTTTGGTGGAATACCTGTAGATAAATTGTCAGGAAGTAGTATTTTTATTGGGAAATTGAATTTACAATATCAAATAAATAAATTTATATTTGCTGGAATAAATGGATCAATCGCTAGAATATCAGACAAAGGATTTGATTTTGGAAAAGAACAAAAAGAAAATTACAGTTTAGGTGTTGGAGCGAGATTACCAATAGGACCGATATATTTTGGGTTGGCGAAGTCACCTGGAGAAGGCGTGAGATACATATTTAATATTGGATATGAGCCAAAAGCATTTAATGAAAATTAATTTGTTAAAAAATAAAAATTTTTGAAAATGAGGTATGATGTATGAGAAAAAAATTAAGAAAAGCACTTTTAGTATATAATCCAAAATCAGGTAATTCAAATTTGATTTTAAATAATTTCGATTTAATAACGACAAAATTATTGGAAAAAGGGATAATTTTAACTTTATATAGTATAAGCAGAAATTATGATAGATTGATAGAAATTTTAAAAAATGAAAAGTATGATATTGTGATTTTATCTGGTGGAGATGGAACTTTAAGTAGATGCTTAACAGACATGTATAATGAAAATATTGAATTTCCTGAAATTGCAATTTTTCCGACAGGGACATCTAACGATTTGGCAAAGTCTTTGAATTTAGGAGAAAAAATTGAAGATTGGATAAATAATATTTTAAACAAAAAGTCAAAATTTGTTGATTTTGGATTGATAAATGGGAATAAAATATTTTTATCTTCATATGCTGGTGGACTTTTTACAAAGGTTTCATATGCGACAGATAAGGGATTGAAGAAAACTTTTGGAAAAACAGCGTATTACATAACGGGTATTGATGAATTGAAAAACATAAAAAAATTTGATTTAAAAATGCTAATAGACGACAATGAAGAGATTTCAGAAAAAGCAATTTTATATATAATTTTAAATGGAAAAAATGTTGGAGGATTTGATGAGTTACTTCAAAATGCAAATGTTGATGATGGGATTATGGATATTCTAATTGTAAAAAATATAGAAAATCCTTTAGAAATTTCAAAAATTTTGTTTGATTTATTTAATGGACAGCTTGTTAATAATGAAAATGTGCGAACTTTACAAGCGAAAAAATGCGTAATTGAGGAAGTTTCTGAGGAAATTGGAGTTAGTATTGACGGTGAAGAGGGGAAAAATGAAAAAGTTGAGATAGAATTTATAAGAGATAAATTAAAAATTTTTTATTAAATTTTATAATTGTTAAAAAGAAAAATAATGTAATTATCTTATTTATATTCAAATGTTATAAATAATTCAAAAAAGTTTTATAAAAATAAAAAAATAAAAAAATTTATGAAAAAAATAATTTTCAAATTGCCAAAAAATGTGGTATAATACAAGTATATAAATATTAATAAAAAGGTGGAGGAAGTGAATTTATGAATAAAGGATATTTAAGTTTTGTTTTACATGCTCATTTACCTTATGTAAGACATCCAGAGTATGAAGAATTTTTGGAAGAGGATTGGTTATACGAGGCAATAACTGAAACATACATCCCACTTTTAGAGATGTTTGAGAATTTGACTAGAGATAATATACCTTGGAATTTAACATTAACAATGTCAGGAACATTGGTAAATATGTTGAATGATGATCTTTTGAGAAACAGATATGTAAAACATATAACAAAATTAGTTGAATTTTGTGAAAAGGAAGTAGAAAGATTAAAACCATATCCTGATATGATTAAGGTTGCAAATCATAATTTACATGTACATAAAACTGCAAAAGATATTTTTGTAAACAAATATCATAAAGATTTAGTTGGAGCATTTAGAGGATTCCAAGATCAAGGGAATTTAGAAATAATTCCAGTTACAGCAACACATGGATTTTTACCAGTAATGAAAGATTATCCTGAAGCAGTTAATGCACAAGTTTATATGGCTAAAAAAGATTATATCAAGAATTTTGGTAGAGACCCTAAAGGAATTTGGTTAGCAGAATGTGCATATTATCCAGGACAAGATAAATACTTGGAAAAACATGGATTTAGATACTTCTTGGTTGATGCGCATGGAATTATGCATAGTGATCCAAGACCTGTTTATGGTATTTATTCTCCAGTTTATACAAGAAATTTCGTAGCGGCATTTGCTAGAGATTTGGAATCATCTGAACAAGTTTGGAGTTCGGAAAGTGGATATCCAGGAGATGGACTTTATAGAGAATTCCATAAAGATGCAGGATATGAATTAGATTATGATTATATAAAACCTTACTTACATAGTGATGGTGTAAGAAGAAATATTGGAATCAAATATCATGCAATAACTGATAAAAAAGGAACTTATAAAGCAGTTTACGATCCAGAAGCAGCATACAACAGAGCAAAAGAACATGCTTATAACTTCGTTTTCAATCGTTCAAAACAAATTGAATTTTTGGCATCTAGAATGAAATATAGAAAACCAATAGTTATTTCACCTTATGATGCAGAGCTTTATGGACACTGGTGGTATGAAGGGCCTATTTTCTTAGAATGGGTATTCAGAGCAACAGCTGAATCAAACTTCTCAACAATAACACCATATAAATACTTAGAAAAATACCCAACAAATCAAATTGTAGATGTAAGTATG includes these proteins:
- a CDS encoding diacylglycerol kinase family protein; amino-acid sequence: MRKKLRKALLVYNPKSGNSNLILNNFDLITTKLLEKGIILTLYSISRNYDRLIEILKNEKYDIVILSGGDGTLSRCLTDMYNENIEFPEIAIFPTGTSNDLAKSLNLGEKIEDWINNILNKKSKFVDFGLINGNKIFLSSYAGGLFTKVSYATDKGLKKTFGKTAYYITGIDELKNIKKFDLKMLIDDNEEISEKAILYIILNGKNVGGFDELLQNANVDDGIMDILIVKNIENPLEISKILFDLFNGQLVNNENVRTLQAKKCVIEEVSEEIGVSIDGEEGKNEKVEIEFIRDKLKIFY
- a CDS encoding glycoside hydrolase family 57 protein; protein product: MNKGYLSFVLHAHLPYVRHPEYEEFLEEDWLYEAITETYIPLLEMFENLTRDNIPWNLTLTMSGTLVNMLNDDLLRNRYVKHITKLVEFCEKEVERLKPYPDMIKVANHNLHVHKTAKDIFVNKYHKDLVGAFRGFQDQGNLEIIPVTATHGFLPVMKDYPEAVNAQVYMAKKDYIKNFGRDPKGIWLAECAYYPGQDKYLEKHGFRYFLVDAHGIMHSDPRPVYGIYSPVYTRNFVAAFARDLESSEQVWSSESGYPGDGLYREFHKDAGYELDYDYIKPYLHSDGVRRNIGIKYHAITDKKGTYKAVYDPEAAYNRAKEHAYNFVFNRSKQIEFLASRMKYRKPIVISPYDAELYGHWWYEGPIFLEWVFRATAESNFSTITPYKYLEKYPTNQIVDVSMSSWGANGYYDVWIDGSNDYVYRHLHKAAERMIELANGRDPQNELEYRALNQAARELLMAQTSCWEFIMYTGTMVGYAQKKVSDHVHRLFKIYEDFKNGTLDESWIREIEYRDNIFPEIDYNMYKTSWL